In the bacterium genome, GAGAGGTCGATGGCCTCGAAGCCGGCCTGCTCGAGCTCCGGGGCCGGAGCGCCGGGTGTCGCGTCCTCCTGGATCCGGCAGGGCCGGAAGTCGAAGACGTCCTTGTGCATTCGGCCGAAGGGCTGGGTCTTCGCACGGAGGAGGCTGGGGCGCTCGTTGTCCGCGAGCACGTGCTCGGCCCGGGTGAAACCCAGCGGAGCGGTGATCGAGGTGGGTGCCGAGGGCATCTCTCGATGCTACAGCGGCGGTCCTCGGCGTGCCGGCACGGCCTGGGAACCGAACGAGGGTCGCCTGGCCGCCCGGCGGGGAGTGCGGAGTCGCCTCGGGCCGTTCAGAGAGTCGCCGGCGCGCGAGCGAAGACGTCATCGAGGAACCGGATCATTACGTCGAGGGCCGCGGGCGCGTCGGCTTCGAAGTTGGTTCCGAGTACTGTGTTCGAACCTGAATCCAGGAACGCGTGCGACCTCCCCTCGTATTCCCAGTACTCCGCGGGATGGCCGGCCGATTCCAGCTTCTGGAGGTAGGCCTTGACGGACGCTGGCGTGACCAGCGGGTCGTCGGTTCCGACGGTCAGCAGCTGCGGGGGGAGCAACCGCTCTGCTGCGTGTGGAATGTTGTGGACGGGAGATAGCGCGCGGTAGAGATCAGGATGTTCGGCCACGTTGCGGTCGTTCCCGAACACACCTCTTGCGAATGAACCACTGAAGAGCCAGAAGGGGTTCCAGAAGCTCTCGAATCCGTCGACGGCTCCCTGGAACACGTCGAATGCGCCGTAGCTGAGGATGGCAGCCTGGACGCCGACGCCACCCTGCGCGGAAACCTCTTCCGCCGTCTTTCCGGGCGGCAGGTAGCTGGGTTGGAAGTTCAGCGACGCCTCCGAGAAAGGTGCTGAGCTGAGCCGATCCCCCAGGTTGACGACCATGGCCGACAGGTGTCCGCCCGCGCTGTCTCCAGTAACGGCGATCCTGGTCCCATCTCCCTCGTAGCGTCCGATGTGGTCCTTCACCCAGAGCACGGCACCAAAGACATCATCGACGATCTGGTTCAACGTTACGGAATTGCCATTGTCCGCGAGCAGTCGATAGTCGACGTTGCAGATGACGTACTCGCTGTGCGTTGCCAGGTAGGCAGAGGCCTGATCCATGATCGACTTGTCATTGATCAGCCATCCGCCGCCATGGAACATCACGATGACCGGATACGAGCCCTTGCCTGACTTCGGCGTGTAGATGTCCATGCTGAGGTCGAACCCGTCCGGGGATGCCCACAGGACATCCTCGACCAGCGTGTATCGGTCGGGATCGTTGTTCTGCCGCAACTCATGGTGCTCGGAACAGGACGACAGGGCGAGCGCAATGAGCAGGAAAGGCAGCAATGCCTCGCGGAAGGTTCTGGTGGCACGCATCTCGATCGCCGTCCTCGAATCGTCTGCCCGAACCGACTTGGCTCCCATTGAGATCACCTCCTTCTGGCGCCCGCGTTCACGATCGGAATGCTCACCGGCCGGCAAGCCTCTCCTAGATATTAGGCACGCGAGAGAAATCCGCGAAGACGACGTAGATCACCAACACGGAGAGCGAAATCCTCTCTCTCCGTTGCTCTCTCGTTCCGAGCGTGGTGAGAGCCATTGGCCCTTCGGCTGATCGACGAGATGTCGCTCGAACCGACGTTTCAGGTCCTCGCACGATCGATGTTCCACGTTTGGCGACACCGTTGCAGCGCGCCCGGCTCACTGGAGTCAGAGACTTCAGCCCGGCGGTGCCACCACTACGTAGACGACCGCACCTGCTTGGATTCGAGGTTGGAACCAGGTGCTGCCGCAGGCCAGGTAGCTGAGGCCACCCACACTTGCGTCCTGGCATCCCGAGGGCGGCGTGGCGATGGTCATCCCGATGGGGATGGTCGCCGCGGCCGGAGCCGCGGCGGGGGCGACGACCACCGTGGGCGCCGGCGCGACCACGACAGCCGCCGGAGCGACCACGGCGACGGGTGCCACGGCCGTATGGCGTCTGACGACCCTTCTCGAGGTTCGGCGGGAGGTTCTCCGTGCGCCACCCGCCACACTGCCCGGAGTTGCGGGGCGGCCCACGATGGCTTCCGCCGATTCAGGCAGCATGAGGTTGGGCAGGGCAAGAGGCCACGCCAACAGGAGAGCGGCCATGAGAGTCGTCGGGATCCTGTTGGTCATTCCGGGTCCTCCTCAGCCACGACGAACGGGATTGGTTTCGCGCCCGCCGGAGGGTTGGTGTCGAAGCTGCCGGCAGAAATCGTCGGTGAGGTGTTCCACTTGCGGAACGTGACGCCCATCGCGGGTCGCCCTTCCACATCCAGGGTGGAGATGAGGTACCGGCAGGGGAGCGGTCGGTCCCCCTCCTCGATCCAGAGCTGCAAGTCGACATCGGGTGCACGGAAGGCCAGGTGGTGGCAGGAGCGACCGGCGATCATGGCGGTACCCACGTAGAGACCCGACGTCACGCCTTCAAGGATGCCGGCCCCGCCATCGGCATAGAGCAGATCCACGCCCGGCGGCGCCATATCCAGACGGTCGAGCGCGAAGTCGAGAGTTTCGTCGAGCGACCCCGGGGCCTCCCGGACGGCGAAGTAATTCTGCGGCTTCACGAAGAAGCTGACCTGCTTGCCGTCGTAGGTGAAGACCGCCGAGCCGCGCTGGCCCAGTCGCTCCGAGCGCAGCTTGTTGGGTCGTTGGAGCAGCACGGTGGAGGCACCGCCGTATTGGATCTTCTGGCCGGTCTCGAGCGTGACGTCGACCGTATATTCCGTCGAAATCTCCGCCGCCTTCAGAGCAGCCAGTTCCTTGGCCATCGCATCGACCCGCTGCTTTGCTGCCGGATCGATCGCGGGTGCCGTGGTTTGTTCCGCCCGCGCTGCCGGGGTGCCGACCGCCAGCGCGAGAGCCAGAACGGCTGCCCACTTCTTCCACATGCTCATGCCTCGTCCCTCCTCGAATCGGTCGCAGGATAGCTGGGATCTCCCCGATCTCCCGCTGCACGTTGCGGAACTGGGGATCGCACGATCGAGTCGTGCCGGGCGCGCCATGGGAGCTTCTCTCTACGCGAAGCGCTTGAGCTCGCGCCGGGCGATCACCATCTTGTGGACCTCGTCCGGACCATCGGCGATGCGCAGCGCGCGTCCATGTCGCCACATGGCGGCTACCGGCGTGTCGTCGGTGACACCGAGGGCGCCCAGGCTCTGCATCACGCGGTCGAGGACGTTCATCATCATGTTCGGGACCACCACCTTGATCATGGAGATCTCCTGGCGGGCCTGCTTCTTGCCGTACTTGTCCATCTTGTGAGCCGCATGGAGCGTCAACAGTCGCGCCTGGTCGATCTCCATCCGCGAGGTTGCCACGAACTCCTGGATGAACTGCTTGTCGCGGAGCAGGCCACCCGCGACCTCCCGGTTGTTGGCGTTGCGGCACATGATCTCGAAACCGCGTTCCGCCATGCCGATGGCGCGCATGCAGTGATGGATGCGGCCCGGGCCGAGCCGTGCCTGGGCGATCATGAATCCTGAGCCCGGCGGTCCGAGTACGTTCGTAGCGGGGACGCGGCAGTCTTCGTAGCGGATCTCGCAGTGGCCTCCGCCGCCGGTGTGCCCCATGACCGAAACCGGTCGGATGATCTCGAAGCCCGGGTTGTCCGTCGGCACGAGGATCTGGCTCATGCGCTCGTGCGGGGCTGCGTCGGCATCGGTCACCACCATGGCGATGGCAAAGGAGGCGCCGATGGCGCCCGAGGTGAACCATTTGTGTCCGTTGATCACGTAGTCGTCGCCGTCTCGCACGGCTCGGGCCTGGAGCTTGGTCGGGTCCGCCCCCGAGACCGCTGGCTCCGTCATCGAGAAGCAGGAACGGATCTCCCCCTCGAGCAGCGGCACGAGCCATTTCTCTTTTTGTTCCGGGGTGCCGAACTCGGCGAGGATCTCAGCGTTGCCGGTGTCCGGCGCCTGGCAGTTGAACACCCGAGCCGCGATGCCGCTGCGGCCCATGA is a window encoding:
- a CDS encoding alpha/beta hydrolase produces the protein MRATRTFREALLPFLLIALALSSCSEHHELRQNNDPDRYTLVEDVLWASPDGFDLSMDIYTPKSGKGSYPVIVMFHGGGWLINDKSIMDQASAYLATHSEYVICNVDYRLLADNGNSVTLNQIVDDVFGAVLWVKDHIGRYEGDGTRIAVTGDSAGGHLSAMVVNLGDRLSSAPFSEASLNFQPSYLPPGKTAEEVSAQGGVGVQAAILSYGAFDVFQGAVDGFESFWNPFWLFSGSFARGVFGNDRNVAEHPDLYRALSPVHNIPHAAERLLPPQLLTVGTDDPLVTPASVKAYLQKLESAGHPAEYWEYEGRSHAFLDSGSNTVLGTNFEADAPAALDVMIRFLDDVFARAPATL
- a CDS encoding DUF2092 domain-containing protein, whose product is MSMWKKWAAVLALALAVGTPAARAEQTTAPAIDPAAKQRVDAMAKELAALKAAEISTEYTVDVTLETGQKIQYGGASTVLLQRPNKLRSERLGQRGSAVFTYDGKQVSFFVKPQNYFAVREAPGSLDETLDFALDRLDMAPPGVDLLYADGGAGILEGVTSGLYVGTAMIAGRSCHHLAFRAPDVDLQLWIEEGDRPLPCRYLISTLDVEGRPAMGVTFRKWNTSPTISAGSFDTNPPAGAKPIPFVVAEEDPE
- a CDS encoding acyl-CoA dehydrogenase; translated protein: MDFELSDKARAIEEQLCRFMDEYVYPAEREYAEQAEAKPKEEPSIMLELRAKAKEIGLWNLFLPDAEWGAGLTNLEYTPLCEIMGRSGIAARVFNCQAPDTGNAEILAEFGTPEQKEKWLVPLLEGEIRSCFSMTEPAVSGADPTKLQARAVRDGDDYVINGHKWFTSGAIGASFAIAMVVTDADAAPHERMSQILVPTDNPGFEIIRPVSVMGHTGGGGHCEIRYEDCRVPATNVLGPPGSGFMIAQARLGPGRIHHCMRAIGMAERGFEIMCRNANNREVAGGLLRDKQFIQEFVATSRMEIDQARLLTLHAAHKMDKYGKKQARQEISMIKVVVPNMMMNVLDRVMQSLGALGVTDDTPVAAMWRHGRALRIADGPDEVHKMVIARRELKRFA